One genomic segment of Rivularia sp. PCC 7116 includes these proteins:
- a CDS encoding FHA domain-containing protein → MGTNYTKRILIADSSTDCSNDKSMAVQSNETHILIIEDDQGRKEFTLENSLYSIGRDRECDIHLVSQFVSRRHATLVKLPKDNDDDKRFYYRIVDGDVKGKPSSNGLMINGRSKIPAHDLKNEDEVVFGPQVRAIYYLLQRDATQTGQTDASEYDITLINPSMTEDTEED, encoded by the coding sequence ATGGGAACAAATTATACCAAACGAATCTTGATTGCTGACAGTTCAACCGATTGTAGCAACGATAAGTCTATGGCAGTACAATCGAATGAAACTCACATCTTGATTATAGAAGACGACCAGGGACGTAAAGAATTTACTTTAGAAAACTCCCTTTATTCTATTGGTAGAGACCGTGAATGCGATATTCATCTAGTATCGCAGTTTGTCTCACGTCGTCATGCAACATTAGTTAAACTACCTAAAGACAATGATGATGATAAGCGATTTTATTACCGCATTGTAGATGGCGATGTCAAAGGCAAACCTAGTTCCAATGGTTTGATGATTAACGGGCGTAGCAAAATACCTGCCCATGACCTGAAAAATGAAGATGAGGTCGTATTTGGTCCACAGGTACGTGCTATTTATTACCTACTCCAGAGAGATGCTACTCAAACTGGGCAGACAGATGCTAGCGAATATGACATAACGTTAATCAATCCTAGTATGACTGAAGATACAGAAGAAGATTAG
- a CDS encoding TIGR01777 family oxidoreductase, with the protein MKVAITGATGFVGSRLVERLLAEGMKIMVLTRDTDGARKVFPSNAYPNVEITAYTPTASGSWQNEIANCEAIVNLAGAPISEGRWTTERKQSILSSRKLTTQKIVEAIAQSTTKPKVLVNASAVGYYGTSENATFDENSPSGRDFLAQVCQDWEAEAQKVTDSGVRLVILRFGIVLGMGGALGKMITPFKLFAGGPIGSGEQWFSWIHLDDIVNLILRAITTSEMSGVFNATAPQPVRMAELSTTMGEVMNRPSWLPVPAFAIEAMLGDGAVVVLEGQKVLPQRTLQSGFTYQYSDLKPALENILK; encoded by the coding sequence ATGAAAGTCGCAATTACGGGAGCAACAGGATTCGTTGGTAGTCGTTTGGTAGAAAGACTGCTGGCTGAGGGTATGAAAATAATGGTCTTAACTCGCGATACCGATGGTGCTCGAAAGGTTTTCCCGAGTAACGCTTATCCGAATGTAGAAATTACTGCTTACACACCTACTGCTTCGGGTAGCTGGCAAAATGAAATCGCAAATTGTGAAGCTATAGTTAATCTTGCGGGAGCGCCTATCAGCGAAGGGCGGTGGACGACAGAACGCAAACAATCAATTTTAAGTAGTCGCAAACTAACCACGCAGAAAATTGTTGAAGCTATTGCCCAGAGTACAACGAAACCAAAAGTATTAGTCAACGCTTCTGCGGTTGGCTACTACGGCACCAGCGAGAACGCCACTTTTGATGAAAATAGTCCTTCTGGTCGAGATTTTTTGGCTCAGGTTTGCCAAGATTGGGAAGCAGAAGCCCAAAAAGTTACCGATAGCGGTGTCAGATTGGTAATTCTAAGATTTGGGATTGTGCTGGGAATGGGTGGTGCTCTTGGTAAAATGATTACCCCATTCAAGCTGTTTGCAGGAGGACCTATCGGTAGTGGCGAACAATGGTTTTCATGGATTCACCTAGACGATATTGTTAATTTAATATTGCGGGCTATAACAACATCCGAAATGTCTGGAGTCTTTAATGCTACTGCTCCCCAGCCAGTTCGCATGGCAGAATTATCTACAACTATGGGTGAAGTCATGAATCGCCCTTCTTGGCTGCCGGTTCCAGCATTTGCAATTGAAGCAATGCTAGGAGATGGGGCTGTAGTTGTTTTAGAAGGTCAAAAAGTTTTACCCCAACGCACGCTGCAAAGTGGTTTTACATATCAGTATTCTGACTTGAAGCCTGCCTTAGAAAACATCCTTAAGTAA
- a CDS encoding M48 family metallopeptidase → MTQTVESLFDEALERYKTGTDAAELVPVFKEICDRAPQNSAAWTCLSWLYMLDSKPKLASKAALKAVKLNPQDPQARVNLATAMLETGQKGLRDHIEVASQLMMVNEEWQEEIKNSIEDGLSRKPDWKSLAKVKNWLFS, encoded by the coding sequence ATGACTCAAACGGTTGAATCACTATTTGATGAAGCTCTAGAACGTTATAAAACTGGAACAGATGCAGCCGAGTTGGTTCCTGTTTTTAAAGAAATTTGCGATCGTGCACCTCAAAATAGTGCTGCATGGACTTGTTTGTCGTGGTTATATATGCTCGATAGCAAACCAAAGCTTGCTTCTAAAGCTGCACTCAAGGCTGTAAAACTAAACCCCCAAGACCCGCAAGCAAGGGTTAATTTGGCTACAGCGATGTTAGAAACAGGTCAAAAAGGTTTGCGAGACCATATAGAGGTTGCTTCGCAGTTAATGATGGTTAATGAGGAATGGCAAGAGGAGATTAAGAATAGTATTGAAGACGGTTTGAGCAGAAAGCCAGATTGGAAAAGTTTGGCAAAAGTTAAAAACTGGCTATTCAGTTAA
- a CDS encoding iron-sulfur cluster assembly accessory protein yields the protein MTQATESQKQGILLSEAALRQVKLLQEKQGKELCLRVGVRQGGCSGMSYMMDFEDSSQISDNDDTFDYDGFKIVCDRKSLLYLYGLMLDYSDSLIGGGFQFTNPNANTTCGCGKSFGV from the coding sequence ATGACACAAGCAACTGAGTCTCAGAAACAAGGCATTTTATTGAGCGAAGCCGCATTGCGACAAGTCAAATTATTGCAGGAAAAGCAAGGTAAGGAACTCTGCTTAAGGGTAGGAGTACGTCAAGGCGGCTGTTCCGGAATGTCCTACATGATGGATTTTGAAGACTCCAGTCAAATCAGCGATAATGATGATACCTTTGATTACGATGGTTTCAAAATTGTTTGCGACCGCAAAAGTTTATTATATCTTTATGGTTTAATGCTTGATTATAGCGATTCGCTGATTGGTGGAGGTTTCCAGTTTACCAATCCGAATGCGAATACCACTTGCGGTTGTGGTAAATCATTTGGTGTTTAA
- a CDS encoding CopG family transcriptional regulator: MTNKKWAVKRITVNLAAQEADKLEKYCQQTGRPATDVIRELIRGLSISGENKDVAG, from the coding sequence ATGACCAATAAGAAATGGGCTGTAAAACGTATAACAGTCAATCTCGCAGCACAAGAAGCGGACAAACTGGAAAAATATTGCCAGCAAACTGGCAGACCTGCTACAGATGTAATTCGAGAATTAATCCGAGGTTTGTCTATATCGGGAGAAAATAAAGATGTAGCAGGTTAA
- the zds gene encoding 9,9'-di-cis-zeta-carotene desaturase, with translation MRVAIVGAGLAGLSCAVDLADAGCEIQIFESRPFIGGKVGSWIDSDGNHLEMGLHVFFGCYYQLFDLMKKVGAFKHLRSKEHIHNFINEGGRTGALDFRFLTGAPFNGLKAFFTTSQLSFQDKLQNSLALGTSPVVRGLVDFEGAMRTIRDLDKVSFADWFRSHGGNNGSIERMWNPIAYALGFIDCENMSARCMLTIFQLFAARTEASKLRMLEGSPQEYLHKPIVNYLEERGTKIHTRRQVRKINFSEQAGVAQVDGLVVANGDTEEHITADAYIGACDVPGITRLIPSEWRKWSEFDNIYKLDAVPVATVQLRFDGWVTEMQDAQKRKQLEEAVGIDNLLYTPDADFSCFADLALTSPSDYYREGSGSLMQLVLTPGDPFIKKSNEDIAKHVLAQVHKLFPSSRELNMTWYSVVKLAQSLYREAPGMDVYRPPQKTPIENFFLAGSYTQQDYIDSMEGATISGRRAAKVVLENMKTNRSAVVL, from the coding sequence ATGCGAGTTGCAATCGTAGGTGCGGGACTAGCCGGTTTATCATGTGCTGTAGATTTAGCAGATGCCGGTTGTGAAATCCAAATTTTCGAGTCTCGCCCATTTATCGGTGGGAAAGTAGGTAGTTGGATTGATAGTGATGGCAATCACCTGGAAATGGGATTGCATGTATTTTTCGGGTGCTACTATCAATTGTTTGATTTGATGAAAAAAGTGGGTGCATTTAAACACTTACGTTCAAAAGAACATATCCATAACTTTATCAATGAAGGTGGGCGAACCGGCGCTTTAGATTTTCGCTTCCTCACTGGCGCTCCCTTCAATGGATTAAAAGCTTTTTTTACCACTTCTCAATTGTCATTTCAGGACAAGCTGCAAAATTCTCTGGCATTAGGAACAAGCCCGGTTGTAAGAGGCTTGGTTGACTTTGAAGGTGCCATGAGAACTATTCGTGACTTAGATAAAGTAAGCTTTGCAGATTGGTTCCGCAGTCACGGTGGAAACAATGGAAGTATCGAACGGATGTGGAATCCTATCGCTTATGCTTTAGGTTTTATCGATTGCGAAAATATGTCAGCTCGCTGCATGTTGACTATATTTCAGCTATTCGCAGCCAGAACTGAAGCTTCAAAACTGCGGATGCTTGAAGGTTCTCCTCAAGAGTACTTGCACAAACCAATTGTGAATTATCTAGAAGAGAGGGGAACCAAAATTCATACTCGCCGCCAAGTACGAAAAATCAATTTTAGCGAACAAGCGGGTGTAGCCCAGGTAGATGGATTAGTTGTTGCAAATGGCGATACTGAAGAACATATCACCGCCGATGCTTACATTGGTGCTTGTGACGTACCTGGAATTACTCGTTTAATTCCTTCAGAATGGCGTAAATGGTCAGAATTTGACAACATTTACAAATTGGATGCCGTACCCGTCGCCACAGTGCAATTGCGCTTCGATGGCTGGGTTACAGAAATGCAGGACGCTCAAAAACGCAAGCAGCTCGAAGAAGCTGTGGGAATAGATAATTTGCTGTATACCCCCGATGCTGACTTTTCTTGCTTTGCTGATTTAGCTTTAACCAGCCCATCTGATTATTATCGAGAAGGAAGTGGCTCTTTAATGCAACTGGTATTAACGCCGGGAGACCCCTTTATTAAGAAAAGTAATGAAGATATAGCGAAACACGTCTTAGCTCAAGTACACAAGCTATTTCCTTCCTCCCGAGAATTAAATATGACTTGGTACAGTGTCGTAAAGTTGGCTCAGTCTTTGTACCGAGAAGCACCAGGAATGGATGTCTATCGTCCTCCGCAAAAAACTCCTATAGAAAACTTCTTTCTGGCGGGTAGCTATACTCAACAAGATTATATCGATAGTATGGAAGGAGCGACTATTTCGGGCAGGCGTGCAGCAAAGGTTGTTTTGGAGAACATGAAAACCAATCGTAGCGCAGTTGTTCTTTAG
- a CDS encoding SRPBCC family protein: MANWLEHTVQVEVEAPIDRVWGMWSDLEQMPRWMKWIDSVKILEDNPELSLWKLDTGGFNFSWRSRIVKVIPNQIIQWESVDGLPNRGAIRFYDRHNSSIVKLTVGYAIPGIIGKIMDNLFLGRVVETTLQENLERFKEYAQTGISPLE; encoded by the coding sequence ATGGCTAACTGGTTGGAGCATACCGTACAAGTAGAGGTAGAAGCTCCTATAGATAGAGTATGGGGTATGTGGTCGGATTTAGAGCAGATGCCTCGCTGGATGAAATGGATTGATTCAGTCAAAATTCTTGAAGACAATCCGGAATTATCGCTGTGGAAATTGGATACTGGTGGATTTAATTTTAGCTGGCGATCGCGCATTGTAAAAGTGATTCCCAATCAGATCATCCAGTGGGAATCAGTTGATGGTTTGCCTAATAGAGGCGCAATTAGATTTTACGACCGTCACAATAGTAGTATTGTCAAACTAACCGTTGGTTATGCTATACCGGGTATTATTGGCAAAATCATGGATAATCTATTTCTTGGACGGGTTGTAGAAACTACATTGCAAGAAAATTTGGAAAGGTTTAAGGAATACGCCCAAACTGGGATTAGTCCGCTCGAATAG
- a CDS encoding 2Fe-2S iron-sulfur cluster binding domain-containing protein, with the protein MSVKVHFLPDDVTVDAQAGEPLLDVADRAGVLIPTGCLMGSCHACTVEVKDGDIIRACISSVPAGKEELTINIFTDPTW; encoded by the coding sequence ATGAGCGTTAAAGTCCACTTTTTGCCGGATGATGTTACGGTTGATGCCCAAGCCGGAGAACCTTTACTTGATGTCGCCGATAGAGCAGGGGTATTGATTCCTACGGGTTGTTTAATGGGTTCTTGTCATGCTTGTACGGTTGAGGTTAAAGATGGAGATATTATCCGCGCTTGCATCAGTTCTGTTCCAGCAGGTAAAGAAGAATTAACAATTAATATATTTACCGATCCTACTTGGTAA
- the cobQ gene encoding cobyric acid synthase CobQ yields MKSIMVVGTTSHAGKSLLCAAICRILSRRGWRVAPFKGQNMANNAYVTANGGEIGYAQAVQAWAAGVVPWIEMNPVLLKPQGDMTSQVIIKGKAVGKVSATDYYEQYFDLGWRAIEESLHNLGTEFDLLVCEGAGSPAEINLKHRDLTNMRVAKHLNAMTLLVVDIERGGAFAHVVGTLELLEPEERALIKGIVINKFRGQRSILEPGIKWLEEKTGIPVVGVIPYLEQVFPAEDSLDLLERKPRKFNGELNISVVKLPRIANFTDFDPLESEPSVGVKYLSPKHELGHPDAVILPGTKTTIPDLLMLQRTGMAEQIQNYAAAGGTVLGICGGFQILGQMIADPEGIEGQAGRFGGLGLLPVKSVITGQKIARQRQVTSNFPQTGLPVHGFEIHQGRSRIETQGPAAQGFEPLFDDINLGLVDKCQSVWGTYLHGMFDNGPWRRAWLNRLRQQRGLKSLPTGVPNYREQREKLLDSLAVNVERYLDLSVLLS; encoded by the coding sequence ATGAAATCAATTATGGTAGTGGGGACAACATCCCACGCAGGGAAATCACTCTTATGCGCTGCAATATGTCGTATATTATCACGACGTGGTTGGCGAGTGGCTCCCTTTAAAGGTCAAAATATGGCTAACAATGCTTATGTTACAGCCAATGGAGGAGAAATTGGCTATGCACAAGCGGTACAAGCTTGGGCTGCTGGAGTAGTTCCTTGGATCGAAATGAATCCAGTTTTACTCAAGCCCCAAGGAGATATGACTTCCCAAGTAATTATCAAGGGCAAAGCTGTAGGAAAAGTCAGCGCTACAGATTATTACGAGCAATATTTTGACTTGGGATGGAGAGCCATTGAGGAATCCCTACATAATCTAGGAACGGAATTTGATTTATTAGTTTGCGAAGGAGCCGGAAGTCCAGCGGAAATAAATCTTAAGCACCGCGATTTAACTAATATGCGAGTTGCCAAGCATTTAAACGCTATGACTCTATTAGTTGTTGACATCGAACGAGGTGGAGCTTTTGCTCACGTTGTCGGTACTTTGGAATTATTGGAACCAGAAGAAAGAGCTTTAATCAAAGGTATCGTAATTAATAAATTCCGGGGGCAGCGTTCGATATTAGAACCAGGAATTAAATGGCTTGAAGAAAAGACGGGTATTCCAGTAGTAGGAGTTATCCCTTACTTAGAACAAGTATTCCCCGCCGAAGACTCGCTGGATTTATTGGAAAGAAAACCTCGTAAATTTAACGGTGAACTAAATATTTCGGTAGTTAAACTACCAAGAATCGCTAATTTTACCGATTTTGACCCATTAGAGTCAGAACCCAGCGTTGGCGTCAAATACTTGAGTCCAAAGCACGAGCTAGGACATCCGGATGCAGTAATTCTTCCAGGGACTAAAACTACTATACCTGACTTATTAATGCTGCAAAGAACGGGAATGGCCGAACAAATCCAAAATTATGCCGCAGCCGGTGGTACCGTACTCGGAATCTGTGGTGGTTTTCAAATTTTGGGTCAGATGATAGCCGATCCAGAAGGGATAGAAGGACAAGCCGGTAGATTTGGAGGCTTGGGATTACTACCTGTAAAAAGCGTAATCACCGGGCAGAAAATCGCCAGACAGCGGCAAGTTACTTCTAATTTTCCTCAAACTGGCTTGCCGGTTCATGGGTTTGAAATTCACCAAGGACGTTCGCGAATTGAAACTCAAGGTCCTGCTGCTCAAGGTTTCGAGCCTTTATTTGACGACATTAATTTGGGTTTGGTAGATAAGTGTCAATCAGTGTGGGGTACTTATCTTCATGGTATGTTTGACAACGGTCCTTGGCGACGCGCTTGGCTAAATCGTTTGCGGCAGCAGCGCGGTTTAAAATCTCTACCTACTGGTGTTCCTAACTACCGCGAGCAAAGGGAAAAATTATTAGATTCTTTGGCAGTAAATGTAGAACGCTATTTAGACTTAAGCGTTTTGTTATCGTAG
- a CDS encoding Npun_F0494 family protein, translated as MRAVDSQTQKKFAYTDFTQKRAIRALRCSPFKLSLFEQMLSERVAMSEISGLNGLKNNYTKRSLSELAADNALLWLIEVGLLRREVDGQGITDSFRLTPLGRQLVEDASFQSWGVPTIGDRLLNALIRIFRLPF; from the coding sequence ATGCGTGCTGTAGATTCACAAACTCAAAAGAAATTTGCTTATACTGATTTCACCCAAAAACGAGCTATCCGGGCGTTAAGATGTTCACCTTTTAAGTTAAGCTTGTTTGAACAAATGCTTTCAGAGCGTGTAGCTATGAGTGAAATTTCTGGGTTAAATGGTCTGAAAAATAACTACACTAAACGTTCTTTATCGGAGTTGGCGGCTGATAATGCTTTGTTATGGTTGATTGAAGTTGGTTTACTACGGCGTGAAGTCGATGGACAAGGAATTACAGATAGTTTTCGCTTAACTCCTTTAGGTCGTCAACTCGTAGAAGATGCATCATTCCAATCTTGGGGTGTTCCAACAATTGGCGATCGCCTGCTGAATGCATTAATACGTATATTTAGATTACCTTTTTAA